The proteins below come from a single Solea solea chromosome 6, fSolSol10.1, whole genome shotgun sequence genomic window:
- the st7l gene encoding suppressor of tumorigenicity 7 protein-like — MTLLFTDIRRIMEDTAGSNPQSLGFTEKLKSWLSWSWTYVCFIWFGMVLIMIYVLWSPLKLQESLTSASVFLNTLTPKFYVALTGTSSLISGLILIFEWWYFRKYGTSFIEQVSVSHLRPLLGGVESSSTTGLFSSVNGEAEPRPSVSECKVWRNPLNLFRGAEYNRYTWVTGKEPLTYYDMNLSAQDHQTFFTGDTQQLKPEDAVMQKAWRERNPQARIRAAYQAIEMNHECAAAYVLLAEEEATTITEAERLFKKALTIAGKDINLLVYIKRRLAMCARKLGRIKEAVKMMRDLMKEFPLLGMLNIHENLLEALLELQAYADVQAVLAKYDDISLPKSATICYTSALLKARAVSDKFSPEAASRRGLSTAEMNAVEAIHRAVEFNPHVPKYLLEMKSLILPPEHILKRGDSEAVAYAFFHLQHWKRAEGALNLLHCTWEGTFRIIPYPLEKGHLFYPYPGCTETADRELLPSFHEVSVYPKKELPFFILFTAGLCSFTAILAMLTHQFPELMGVFAKAFFSTLFAPLGFFADKMESFMPSSFWHQLTRI; from the exons ATGACTCTTCTGTTTACAGACATCCGGAGAATCATGGAGGACACCGCTGGCAGTAATCCTCAATCTCTCGGATTTACAGAAAAATTAAAGTCGTGGCTCTCCTGGTCATGGACGTACGTGTGCTTCATTTGGTTCGGCATGGTGCTGATCATGATCTACGTGCTGTGGAGTCCGCTGAAACTGCAGGAGTCTCTTACCTCAG CCTCggtgtttttaaatacactgaCTCCTAAATTCTATGTGGCTCTCACTGGAACCTCCTCTCTCATCTCTGGACTCATCCTT ATATTTGAGTGGTGGTATTTTCGTAAATATGGGACCTCATTCATCGAACAAGTGTCCGTGAGCCACCTGCGTCCTCTCCTGGGAGGAGTTGAGAGCAGCTCCACAACCGGGCTGTTCTCATCAGTTAATGGAGAGGCGGAACCAAGACCCAGTGTTTCAG AGTGTAAGGTGTGGAGGAATCCTCTCAATCTCTTCAGAGGAGCAGAATACAACAG GTACACCTGGGTAACGGGGAAGGAGCCCTTGACGTACTATGATATGAATCTGTCTGCCCAAGACCATCAGACATTCttcacaggagacacacagcaGTTAAAACCAGAAGATGCTG TGATGCAGAAagcctggagagagagaaatcctCAAGCCAGGATCAGAGCAGCTTACCAGGCCATAGAAATGAACCATGA ATGTGCTGCAGCGTACGTTCTTTTAGCAGAGGAAGAAGCCACAACCATCACAGAAGCCGAACGCCTCTTCAAAAAAGCTTTAACTATTG CTGGAAAAGATATCAACTTACTGGTGTACATTAAACGCAGACTGGCAATGTGTGCGCGCAAGCTTGGGCGAATTAAAGAAGCTGTGAAAATGATGAGAGAT TTAATGAAGGAGTTCCCGTTACTAGGAATGTTAAATATCCACGAAAACCTCTTGGAGGCATTACTAGAGCTTCAGGCATACGCTGACGTCCAAGCAGTCCTCGCCAAATATGATG ACATCAGCTTGCCAAAATCAGCCACTATATGCTACACATCTGCTCTGTTGAAAGCACGGGCTGTGTCAGATAA GTTCTCTCCAGAGGCAGCGTCCAGGCGGGGACTAAGCACAGCCGAGATGAACGCTGTGGAGGCCATACACAGAGCTGTGGAGTTCAATCCACATGTGCCAAAG TACTTATTAGAGATGAAGAGTTTGATCCTGCCTCCAGAGCACATCCTGAAGAGAGGTGACAGCGAGGCAGTGGCATACGCTTTCTTTCACCTGCAGCACTGGAAGAGGGCAGAGGGAGCGTTAAACCTATTACACTGCACCTGGGAGGGCA CCTTCCGGATAATTCCGTACCCTCTGGAGAAGGGTCACCTGTTTTACCCTTACCCAGGATGCACAGAAACCGCAGATAGGGAACTACTGCCCT cttttcACGAGGTGTCCGTGTACCCGAAAAAAGAGCTTcccttcttcatcctcttcacaGCAGGCCTTTGCTCCTTCACTGCCATACTGGCCATGCTCACACATCAGTTCCCCGAGCTCATGGGTGTCTTTGCCAAAGCA TTCTTCAGCACACTCTTTGCACCCCTGGGTTTTTTCGCGGACAAGATGGAAAGCTTCATGCCGTCCAGTTTTTGGCACCAGCTGACTCGGATCTGA